The following proteins are co-located in the Streptomyces sp. NBC_00435 genome:
- a CDS encoding M20/M25/M40 family metallo-hydrolase: protein MDGLRADLERLAAIPSVSFPGYPPEPVEEAHDLLVGLLRDAGVPTIERIDLPDTAPVIYGEIPPPHPDAPTVLLYGHYDVQPAGNPTLWRSPPFEPTPVPGVPGALRARGIADDKSNVIAHLGMLRLYGGRPPVGIKIVIEGQEEYGSPFDDYPPTDPDRFACDAMVIADLGNLRPGTPTLTTGLRGACEVMVEVRTLAEARHSGEFGGAAPDALLVLLRALATLHDEHGDVAVPGLRRDPWEGTTYTEEEFRDLASVRDGLPLIGTGSLGERLWSGPALTVIGLDAPDVAGAASAVVPYARAKLNLRFHPLQDPREARAALVEHLRAQRPFGIPLTVTPGDTGPGFEARTGGPAYRAALTALKEAWGTEASYVATGGSIPLVNGLAQAAPGAEVLLFGAQDSMCNLHAPNERVLLSEVRNTVLAMAAFVREYAADFRADRSPATTDRSPGGAEGTSGGAR from the coding sequence ATGGACGGCCTGCGGGCCGATCTGGAACGGCTGGCGGCCATCCCCTCGGTCTCCTTCCCGGGATACCCGCCGGAACCCGTCGAGGAGGCGCACGATCTGCTCGTCGGACTCCTGCGCGACGCCGGCGTCCCCACCATCGAGCGGATCGACCTCCCGGACACCGCCCCGGTCATCTACGGCGAGATCCCGCCACCGCACCCGGACGCCCCGACCGTCCTGCTCTACGGGCACTACGACGTCCAGCCCGCCGGCAATCCGACCCTGTGGCGCTCCCCGCCCTTCGAGCCGACCCCCGTCCCCGGCGTCCCCGGCGCCCTGCGGGCGCGCGGGATCGCCGACGACAAGTCGAACGTGATCGCGCACCTGGGCATGCTGCGGCTCTACGGGGGCCGCCCACCCGTCGGGATCAAGATCGTGATCGAGGGCCAGGAGGAGTACGGCAGCCCCTTCGACGACTACCCGCCCACCGATCCGGACCGGTTCGCGTGCGACGCGATGGTCATCGCCGACCTCGGCAACCTGCGCCCGGGCACCCCGACCCTGACCACCGGCCTGCGCGGGGCGTGCGAGGTCATGGTGGAGGTGCGCACCCTCGCGGAGGCGCGGCACAGCGGGGAGTTCGGCGGCGCCGCACCCGATGCCCTGCTGGTCCTGCTCCGGGCCCTGGCCACCCTGCACGACGAACACGGTGACGTGGCTGTCCCCGGGCTGCGCCGCGATCCCTGGGAGGGAACGACCTACACCGAGGAGGAGTTCCGCGACCTCGCCTCCGTGCGGGACGGCCTGCCGCTGATCGGCACCGGCTCGCTCGGCGAACGGCTGTGGAGCGGGCCCGCCCTGACCGTCATCGGGCTGGACGCGCCCGACGTGGCGGGCGCCGCCTCCGCGGTGGTCCCGTACGCGCGGGCCAAGCTCAACCTGCGCTTCCATCCCCTCCAGGACCCGCGGGAGGCCCGCGCCGCGCTGGTGGAACACCTGCGCGCACAGCGCCCCTTCGGCATCCCGCTCACGGTCACCCCGGGTGACACCGGCCCCGGCTTCGAGGCGCGCACGGGCGGGCCGGCGTACCGGGCGGCGTTGACCGCGCTCAAGGAGGCCTGGGGCACGGAGGCCTCCTATGTGGCCACGGGCGGCTCCATCCCGCTGGTGAACGGCCTCGCGCAGGCGGCTCCGGGCGCGGAGGTGCTGCTGTTCGGCGCGCAGGACAGCATGTGCAACCTGCACGCGCCGAACGAACGGGTGCTGCTCTCGGAGGTGCGCAACACGGTGCTGGCGATGGCCGCCTTCGTACGGGAGTACGCGGCGGACTTCCGTGCCGACCGCTCCCCGGCCACCACCGACCGCTCCCCGGGCGGCGCCGAAGGCACCTCCGGAGGTGCCCGGTGA
- a CDS encoding bestrophin-like domain, whose amino-acid sequence MSEWLVLAIAMALVCALVLAFTAIRHRRVAADEDTSETPDVIEYMVMMVGVVYAIVLGLAIAGVWEARGAAEDSVRREAQSLYEVTQRADVYPAPVRDRIRGEVDAYVSHTVSVDWPRLTTGAPASPEGGELLGKLRSDVTHQSPGNELQAQAYQPLLDHIAAADDARHERTQSDESTLPGVVWLGLVAGGLVTVGLIFTLQIRRSGRELLLAGLFSALIVFLLFMVWSFDAPFGRDGIDSAAPFQDLFPAVSMAAGR is encoded by the coding sequence GTGTCCGAATGGCTGGTCCTGGCCATCGCCATGGCGCTCGTCTGCGCCCTCGTCCTCGCCTTCACCGCGATCCGGCACCGCCGGGTCGCGGCGGACGAGGACACCAGCGAAACCCCCGACGTCATCGAGTACATGGTGATGATGGTCGGCGTGGTCTACGCGATCGTGCTCGGCCTGGCCATCGCGGGCGTCTGGGAGGCGCGCGGCGCCGCCGAGGACAGCGTGCGCCGCGAGGCCCAGTCGCTGTACGAGGTCACCCAGCGGGCCGACGTCTACCCGGCCCCCGTCCGCGACCGGATCCGCGGCGAAGTGGACGCGTACGTGTCCCACACCGTCAGCGTGGACTGGCCGAGGCTCACCACGGGGGCTCCCGCCTCCCCGGAGGGCGGCGAACTGCTCGGCAAGCTGCGCAGCGACGTCACCCACCAGAGCCCGGGCAACGAACTGCAGGCGCAGGCCTACCAGCCGCTGCTGGACCACATCGCGGCCGCCGACGACGCCCGCCACGAGCGGACGCAGAGCGACGAGTCGACGCTGCCGGGAGTGGTGTGGCTGGGGCTGGTGGCGGGCGGGCTGGTCACGGTGGGGCTGATCTTCACCCTGCAGATCCGGCGGTCGGGGCGGGAGCTGCTGCTGGCGGGGCTGTTCAGCGCGCTGATCGTGTTCCTGCTGTTCATGGTGTGGAGCTTCGACGCGCCCTTCGGGCGGGACGGGATCGATTCGGCGGCGCCGTTCCAGGACCTGTTCCCGGCGGTGTCCATGGCCGCCGGGCGCTGA
- a CDS encoding MAB_1171c family putative transporter encodes MNGQDYYIPAAAMATALAFKLPALRNNWRDPLLRSVCALLTLAGAVFTFAAPPTIEAVNHWTGVPNFSAPLVYCLITAFSAACLVLIVNWRGGPPEQTRRVSRRWILGYSAVIAALTLLFIVGDAPVERLRDFDTYYANTPLMRELIALYLVAHNVAAFVMVAMCWRWSLQVRGWLRGGLMIIVLGYLFNLSYDATKMTAVVARWAGHDLDWLSTSVAPPVASLGALVSAVGFVLPLVCQRLSDSLQNWATYRRLGTLWHEVRTSGPEGAPGVRMAWWTAAELRMIQRESDIHDGFLHLGPYFDQSHRDDALARALAAGSDEETARAVADAAMVAAAVRARAADPEGRVIGASEEGAPPAADGPRDLVRISYALRNSPVVAECRRQAALSGS; translated from the coding sequence TTGAACGGCCAGGACTACTACATACCGGCAGCGGCCATGGCGACCGCACTCGCCTTCAAGCTGCCGGCGCTACGGAACAACTGGCGCGACCCGCTGCTGCGATCGGTCTGCGCCCTGCTCACCCTGGCCGGCGCGGTGTTCACCTTCGCCGCTCCACCCACCATCGAGGCGGTCAACCACTGGACGGGCGTCCCCAACTTCTCCGCCCCGCTCGTCTACTGCCTGATCACCGCCTTCAGCGCCGCCTGCCTCGTGCTGATCGTCAACTGGCGCGGCGGCCCGCCGGAACAGACCCGCCGCGTCTCGCGCCGCTGGATCCTCGGTTACTCCGCCGTGATCGCGGCGCTGACCCTGCTGTTCATCGTCGGTGACGCCCCGGTCGAGCGGCTGCGGGACTTCGACACGTACTACGCCAACACCCCCCTGATGCGGGAGTTGATCGCGCTCTACCTCGTGGCGCACAACGTGGCCGCCTTCGTGATGGTCGCCATGTGCTGGCGGTGGTCCCTCCAGGTGCGCGGCTGGCTCCGCGGCGGCCTGATGATCATCGTCCTGGGGTACCTCTTCAACCTCAGCTACGACGCCACCAAGATGACCGCCGTCGTCGCCCGCTGGGCCGGCCACGACCTGGACTGGCTGAGCACCTCCGTGGCCCCGCCCGTGGCCTCCCTCGGCGCCCTCGTGAGCGCCGTCGGGTTCGTCCTCCCGCTGGTCTGCCAGCGGCTTTCTGACAGCCTGCAGAACTGGGCCACCTACCGGCGCCTCGGCACGCTCTGGCACGAGGTACGGACCTCCGGCCCCGAGGGCGCCCCCGGCGTGCGGATGGCCTGGTGGACCGCCGCGGAGCTCCGGATGATCCAGCGCGAGTCGGACATCCACGACGGGTTCCTGCACCTCGGCCCCTACTTCGACCAGTCCCACCGGGACGACGCCCTCGCGCGGGCCCTCGCCGCGGGCTCCGACGAGGAGACCGCGCGGGCCGTCGCCGACGCGGCCATGGTCGCCGCCGCCGTGCGCGCCCGGGCGGCCGACCCCGAGGGGCGGGTCATCGGGGCCAGCGAGGAGGGGGCCCCGCCGGCCGCCGACGGTCCGCGCGACCTCGTACGGATCTCGTACGCCCTGCGGAACTCCCCCGTGGTGGCCGAGTGCCGGCGCCAGGCGGCGCTGTCGGGGAGCTGA
- a CDS encoding toxin-antitoxin system, toxin component, with amino-acid sequence MSIGREQRRLCGELVAGINLTAPVEPVDLYAALCEGMSKHRGRPVEFRMASFPPGTASGLWLDMADRDLVVIEERTAPDHQLVILGHELWHMKAGHCSHHVDGAAVAARLLSDEADIGETVRRVAARTRADVQEETEAETFGLLLGSRCRTWLAGSASHRAPAQRDQLAGRIEASLGYRGHRNDR; translated from the coding sequence GTGAGCATAGGCAGAGAGCAGCGGCGGTTGTGCGGGGAGCTCGTGGCAGGCATCAACCTGACCGCGCCCGTGGAGCCTGTGGACCTCTACGCCGCCCTCTGCGAGGGCATGAGCAAGCACCGCGGCCGCCCGGTGGAGTTCCGGATGGCCTCGTTCCCGCCGGGAACGGCCAGCGGTTTGTGGCTCGACATGGCGGACCGCGATCTCGTGGTCATCGAGGAGCGGACCGCACCCGACCACCAGCTGGTGATCCTCGGTCACGAGCTGTGGCACATGAAGGCCGGCCACTGCAGCCACCACGTCGACGGCGCCGCCGTCGCCGCCCGGCTGCTGTCGGACGAGGCCGACATCGGCGAGACCGTACGACGCGTCGCCGCGCGTACGCGCGCCGACGTCCAGGAGGAGACCGAAGCGGAAACCTTCGGTTTACTGCTGGGCAGCAGGTGTAGGACCTGGCTCGCCGGATCGGCGAGCCATCGTGCACCGGCACAAAGAGATCAGCTGGCGGGCCGCATCGAGGCGTCGCTCGGATACCGGGGGCACAGGAACGACCGTTGA
- a CDS encoding helix-turn-helix domain-containing protein, giving the protein MTDGFPAPVAVANTLLAATVTRVAELAGKMGRDLSQVFDLRRLSEASGVPTDVVRNLLDGRPAGEPDLQTRFLQRLDLLRRTRVKPNGRRYTQQEIADGAAMSRQQAGALINGDRRPTMEHCDAIQRFFGVHAGFLTAHDADALTDALQRTEQQLLQDFAGRARETASAPAASAGDPLARLLQNHGVRGIAWRAAQLPSDKHRDKVTEWLDMLLESVKPNES; this is encoded by the coding sequence GTGACAGACGGCTTCCCGGCTCCCGTCGCGGTGGCCAACACGCTCCTGGCAGCCACCGTCACGCGCGTCGCAGAACTCGCGGGCAAGATGGGTCGCGACCTGAGCCAGGTCTTCGACCTGCGCCGCCTCTCCGAGGCCTCGGGCGTACCCACCGACGTGGTACGGAACCTGCTGGACGGCAGACCCGCCGGCGAGCCCGATCTCCAGACCCGGTTCCTCCAGCGCCTCGACCTGCTGCGGCGCACGCGCGTCAAGCCCAACGGCCGCCGCTACACACAGCAGGAGATCGCCGACGGAGCCGCCATGTCGCGCCAGCAGGCCGGTGCGCTCATCAACGGCGATCGCAGGCCTACCATGGAGCACTGCGACGCGATCCAGCGCTTCTTCGGGGTTCACGCCGGCTTCCTCACCGCCCACGACGCGGACGCCCTCACGGACGCGCTCCAGCGGACCGAGCAGCAGCTGCTCCAGGACTTCGCGGGCCGCGCGCGGGAAACCGCCTCCGCTCCGGCCGCTTCGGCGGGCGATCCGCTGGCAAGACTTCTTCAGAACCACGGCGTACGGGGCATCGCCTGGCGAGCCGCCCAACTGCCCAGCGACAAGCACCGGGACAAGGTGACCGAATGGCTGGACATGCTTCTCGAAAGCGTCAAACCGAACGAATCCTGA
- a CDS encoding MmyB family transcriptional regulator, producing the protein MPHLAAVGPSDGLAHIGGERLAGEESARGAVRSERRKEILRQRREELGLSQEDMAARLRISVRAYGNWERGLVKEWTDRKLLALAEALEMGERQCFWLFRVMVDRDPPPTWRAAEENRLPEDPAQRDYLCDYAALMEAVPYPSFLVDHRWDVALTNSAFDRLFQSVRPHPTALPDDNFLRFVLFHPDAAAVLEDHEPAWCVPLLARFATALAAAPEDEGLRSIRQEVARDPFMEAAYRYGVPHWLTTHGAEAAEQDGAVRTVRHPDPGWGLVRCRMVAESGPMLDAMGLTRMTLILSAPQGLPTGPVPGGPGAAARPTPRLRAVPSPVD; encoded by the coding sequence GTGCCACATCTCGCAGCGGTGGGCCCGTCCGATGGCCTCGCCCACATCGGTGGGGAGCGCCTCGCGGGCGAGGAGTCCGCACGCGGCGCCGTGCGGTCGGAGCGACGCAAGGAGATTTTGCGCCAGCGCCGGGAGGAGTTGGGGCTGAGCCAGGAGGACATGGCGGCCCGGCTGCGCATCAGCGTGCGCGCGTACGGCAACTGGGAACGCGGCCTGGTCAAGGAGTGGACGGACCGCAAACTGCTCGCCCTGGCCGAGGCGCTGGAGATGGGCGAGCGGCAGTGCTTCTGGCTCTTCCGGGTCATGGTCGACCGCGACCCGCCGCCCACCTGGCGCGCGGCCGAGGAGAACAGGCTGCCCGAGGACCCGGCGCAGCGCGACTACCTGTGCGACTACGCGGCCCTCATGGAGGCCGTGCCCTACCCGAGTTTCCTCGTGGACCACCGCTGGGACGTGGCCCTCACCAACTCGGCGTTCGACCGGCTGTTCCAGTCGGTGCGCCCCCACCCGACGGCCCTGCCGGACGACAACTTCCTGCGCTTCGTGCTCTTCCACCCGGACGCGGCGGCCGTGCTGGAGGACCACGAACCGGCCTGGTGCGTACCGCTGCTGGCCCGGTTCGCGACCGCCCTCGCCGCGGCCCCGGAGGACGAGGGGCTGCGCAGCATCCGCCAGGAGGTGGCCCGCGACCCGTTCATGGAGGCCGCCTACCGGTACGGAGTGCCGCACTGGCTGACCACCCACGGGGCCGAAGCCGCCGAGCAGGACGGGGCCGTGCGCACCGTGCGCCACCCCGACCCGGGCTGGGGTCTGGTGCGGTGCCGGATGGTGGCCGAATCCGGCCCGATGCTCGATGCCATGGGACTGACCCGGATGACACTGATCCTCTCGGCGCCGCAGGGGCTGCCGACGGGGCCGGTACCGGGCGGTCCGGGCGCGGCGGCGCGTCCGACGCCGCGGCTGCGGGCCGTGCCGTCGCCGGTGGACTGA
- a CDS encoding 6-phospho-beta-glucosidase, with translation MRLTILGGGGFRVPLVYGALLGDRGEGRVSHVTLYDEDSGRLGAMARVLADQASASAGGTAGAPVVTATTDLDEALRGADFVFSAIRVGGLEGRAADERIALAEGVLGQETVGAGGIAYGLRTVPVAREIARRVARTAPDAWVINFTNPAGVVTEAMAEELGDRVIGICDSPVGLGRRIARLLGARPEEAWIDYVGLNHLGWVRGLRIGGRDELPRLLADAGALESFEEGRLFGAEWLRSLGAIPNEYLHYYYFNRDTVQAYQEAKQTRGAFLRDQQRGFYAEAGRPDQAPGAALAAWDRTRAEREATYMAENREVAGVGEREESDLESGGYEKVALALMRAIARDERATLILNVRNRGTLSVLDAGAVIEVPCLVDANGAHPVAVDPLPLHAVGLVTSVKAAEREVLAAAASGSRADAVKAFALHPLVDSVGVARRLLDGYAAEHPGLGYLR, from the coding sequence GTGCGGCTGACGATCCTCGGTGGGGGCGGTTTCCGGGTACCGCTCGTGTACGGAGCCCTGCTCGGCGACCGGGGTGAAGGCAGGGTGTCGCACGTGACCCTGTACGACGAGGACTCCGGCCGGCTCGGTGCCATGGCACGGGTGCTGGCGGACCAGGCCTCCGCCTCCGCCGGTGGGACCGCGGGCGCTCCGGTCGTCACGGCCACCACCGATCTCGACGAGGCCCTGCGCGGCGCCGACTTCGTCTTTTCGGCCATTCGCGTGGGCGGGCTGGAGGGGCGGGCCGCCGACGAGCGGATCGCCCTGGCCGAGGGAGTGCTGGGTCAGGAGACGGTGGGCGCGGGCGGGATCGCGTACGGCCTGCGGACCGTGCCGGTGGCCCGTGAGATCGCTCGCAGGGTGGCCCGTACGGCCCCCGACGCGTGGGTCATCAACTTCACCAACCCGGCCGGAGTGGTCACCGAGGCCATGGCCGAGGAGCTCGGGGACCGGGTCATCGGCATCTGCGACTCGCCCGTCGGGCTCGGGCGGCGGATCGCCCGGCTGCTCGGCGCGCGGCCGGAGGAGGCCTGGATCGACTACGTCGGCCTCAACCACCTGGGCTGGGTGCGGGGGCTGCGGATCGGCGGGCGCGACGAGCTGCCGCGGCTGCTGGCCGACGCCGGGGCGCTGGAATCCTTCGAGGAGGGCCGGCTGTTCGGGGCCGAGTGGCTGCGCTCGCTCGGGGCGATCCCGAACGAGTACCTCCACTACTACTACTTCAACCGCGACACCGTACAGGCGTACCAGGAGGCCAAGCAGACGCGCGGGGCGTTCCTGCGCGACCAGCAGCGAGGTTTCTACGCCGAGGCCGGGCGGCCGGATCAGGCCCCCGGGGCGGCGCTGGCCGCCTGGGACCGGACGCGGGCCGAGCGCGAGGCGACGTACATGGCCGAGAACCGCGAGGTCGCGGGGGTCGGCGAGCGCGAGGAGAGCGACCTGGAGTCGGGCGGGTACGAGAAGGTGGCCCTCGCCCTGATGCGCGCCATCGCCCGGGACGAGCGCGCCACCCTGATCCTGAACGTGCGCAACCGAGGGACGCTGTCGGTGCTCGACGCCGGGGCCGTCATCGAAGTGCCGTGCCTGGTCGACGCCAACGGGGCCCACCCGGTGGCCGTCGACCCGCTGCCGCTGCACGCGGTGGGCCTGGTGACCTCGGTCAAGGCCGCCGAGCGGGAGGTGCTGGCGGCCGCGGCGAGCGGGTCGCGGGCGGACGCGGTCAAGGCCTTCGCGCTGCACCCGCTGGTGGACTCGGTCGGGGTGGCCCGGCGGCTGCTGGACGGGTACGCGGCGGAACATCCGGGGCTGGGCTACCTGCGCTGA
- a CDS encoding MDR family MFS transporter has product MRPAGCAVRVRDVTTASAVPATAPPVLDRRRRNVIFVTIMLGVLLAALDQTIVGTALPTIVADLGGGDHMSWVVTSYLLTETVATVLVGKFGDLFGRKLVFQVSAIVFITGSFLCGLASNMTLLIVWRGVQGIGAGGLMVTAMALIADVVPLRERGKYQGAIGAVFGVATVIGPLLGGLFTDHLTWRWAFYVNVPIAIAVVVAAARTIPSVRAAGKPVIDYLGIALVAVGASALILATSLGGNEYAWGSALIVGLFAGGVLALALFCLAETRAAQPMLPMRLFRNPVFSVCSVLSFVVGFAMLGAMTFLPTYLQYVDGDSATVSGVRTLPLVIGLLIASVFSGNVTSKTGHYRIFPIVGSAVMGLGLYLLSRMGPGTGAWLESLYMFVLGVGIGLCMQVLTIAVQNTVDYADLGTATSGVTFFRTLGSAFGTAVFGTIYANTLGPALTEAVAEAARVTGQDPLQLAKAAQSPQGVNALDPAAAGPVVAAYADTLHTVFLWTVPVAVVGFVVALFLKQVKLRDSARAGSTDMGDGFGSPATASGDSSKLLELAVGKLVRSMGADTARGIVAASDTRLDMAGAWAVMQVDLMTRTVGHASLGFMASRRHLPPEVLLPVFERMVEEGYLTRQNGFYTHTPAGEREAGVISDAWAKWLGDQLEKDRGRPRSAELRAAADAIAKRLLAEDLGDGNFAPRAMAGRP; this is encoded by the coding sequence ATGCGGCCGGCCGGGTGCGCTGTGAGAGTGCGAGATGTGACCACAGCCTCCGCCGTACCCGCCACGGCCCCGCCCGTCCTCGACCGGCGCAGGCGCAACGTCATCTTCGTCACGATCATGCTGGGCGTGCTCCTGGCGGCACTCGACCAGACGATCGTGGGTACGGCCCTGCCCACGATCGTGGCGGATCTCGGCGGCGGGGACCACATGTCGTGGGTCGTGACCTCCTACCTCCTCACGGAGACGGTCGCGACAGTGCTCGTAGGCAAGTTCGGCGACCTCTTCGGCCGGAAACTGGTCTTCCAGGTCTCCGCCATCGTCTTCATCACCGGCTCGTTCCTGTGCGGACTGGCGAGCAACATGACCCTGCTCATCGTGTGGCGGGGCGTGCAGGGCATCGGCGCCGGCGGCCTCATGGTCACCGCGATGGCCCTGATCGCCGACGTGGTCCCACTGCGCGAACGGGGCAAGTACCAGGGTGCGATCGGAGCCGTCTTCGGCGTCGCGACAGTGATCGGACCGCTGCTCGGCGGACTCTTCACCGACCACCTGACCTGGCGCTGGGCCTTCTACGTCAACGTTCCGATCGCCATCGCGGTCGTCGTGGCCGCCGCCCGGACCATCCCGTCCGTGCGGGCCGCCGGGAAGCCCGTCATCGACTACCTGGGCATCGCGCTGGTAGCGGTCGGCGCCAGCGCCCTGATCCTGGCCACGAGCCTGGGCGGCAACGAGTACGCCTGGGGCTCGGCGCTCATCGTCGGTCTCTTCGCGGGCGGCGTGCTGGCCCTGGCGCTCTTCTGCCTGGCCGAGACCCGGGCCGCCCAGCCGATGCTGCCGATGCGGCTGTTCCGCAACCCCGTCTTCTCGGTCTGCTCGGTCCTCAGCTTCGTCGTCGGCTTCGCGATGCTCGGGGCGATGACCTTCCTGCCGACCTACTTGCAGTACGTGGACGGGGATTCGGCCACGGTCTCGGGCGTACGGACGCTGCCGCTGGTCATCGGCCTGCTCATCGCGTCGGTCTTCAGCGGCAACGTCACCAGCAAGACCGGCCATTACCGGATCTTCCCGATCGTGGGCTCCGCCGTGATGGGTCTCGGGCTCTACCTGCTGTCGCGGATGGGCCCGGGGACCGGCGCCTGGCTGGAATCGCTGTACATGTTCGTCCTCGGCGTCGGCATCGGCCTGTGCATGCAGGTACTGACCATCGCCGTGCAGAACACCGTGGACTACGCCGACCTCGGCACGGCGACCTCCGGCGTCACGTTCTTCCGCACGCTCGGCAGCGCCTTCGGGACCGCTGTCTTCGGCACGATCTACGCCAACACCCTGGGACCCGCGCTGACGGAGGCCGTCGCCGAGGCCGCCCGGGTCACCGGGCAGGACCCGCTGCAGCTCGCCAAGGCGGCGCAGAGCCCGCAGGGGGTGAACGCGCTCGATCCGGCGGCGGCCGGACCGGTCGTCGCCGCCTACGCGGACACCCTGCACACGGTGTTCCTGTGGACCGTCCCGGTGGCGGTGGTGGGCTTCGTCGTCGCGCTGTTCCTCAAGCAGGTCAAGCTGCGCGACAGCGCCCGGGCCGGCTCCACGGACATGGGCGACGGGTTCGGCTCGCCGGCCACGGCGTCCGGGGACTCCTCGAAGCTGCTGGAGCTGGCCGTGGGCAAGCTGGTGCGGAGCATGGGGGCGGACACGGCCCGCGGGATCGTGGCGGCCTCGGACACCCGGCTGGACATGGCGGGCGCGTGGGCGGTGATGCAGGTGGACCTGATGACCCGCACGGTCGGTCACGCCAGCCTCGGCTTCATGGCGTCGCGGCGCCACCTGCCGCCGGAGGTGCTGCTGCCGGTCTTCGAGCGGATGGTGGAGGAGGGCTACCTGACGCGCCAGAACGGCTTCTACACGCACACCCCGGCGGGGGAGCGCGAAGCGGGAGTCATCTCGGACGCCTGGGCGAAGTGGCTGGGCGACCAGCTCGAGAAGGACCGCGGCCGCCCGCGCAGCGCCGAACTGCGGGCGGCGGCGGACGCGATCGCGAAGCGGCTGCTGGCGGAGGACCTGGGGGACGGCAACTTCGCGCCGCGTGCGATGGCGGGGCGGCCGTAG
- a CDS encoding GOLPH3/VPS74 family protein produces the protein MTITLAEEITLLSLDDESGSVRQRQSVGWAVAGAILLELVLAERVLVSGKYLELVDTSPTGEELLDGRIGLMETWMRGRSKRRVTDWLTKDQARAIGAAVERLSGRGVVVEERRKALGVFPVRRYPEADGSVERALRERLASAVLKGAEPDERTASLIAVIHAAALHGLAFPGRPRKEIVARTAEIADGQWAAESIRGAIRDMRLAMAAITVATAAGAAASG, from the coding sequence ATGACGATCACTCTGGCGGAGGAGATCACGCTGCTGTCGCTGGACGACGAGTCCGGGTCGGTCAGGCAGCGGCAGTCGGTGGGCTGGGCGGTGGCGGGCGCGATCCTGCTCGAACTGGTCCTCGCGGAGCGGGTGCTGGTGTCGGGCAAGTACTTGGAGCTGGTGGACACCTCGCCCACCGGGGAGGAACTGCTCGACGGCCGGATCGGGTTGATGGAGACCTGGATGCGGGGCCGGAGCAAACGCCGGGTGACCGACTGGCTCACCAAGGACCAGGCCAGGGCGATCGGCGCGGCCGTGGAGCGGCTGAGCGGGCGGGGCGTGGTCGTGGAGGAGCGGCGCAAGGCACTCGGGGTGTTCCCGGTGCGGCGCTATCCCGAGGCCGACGGATCGGTCGAGCGTGCGCTGCGCGAGCGGCTCGCGTCCGCCGTCCTCAAGGGCGCCGAGCCGGACGAGCGCACCGCGAGCCTCATCGCCGTGATCCATGCGGCGGCGCTGCACGGGCTGGCCTTCCCGGGCCGTCCGCGCAAGGAGATCGTGGCGCGTACGGCGGAGATAGCCGACGGGCAGTGGGCGGCCGAGAGCATCCGCGGCGCGATCCGCGACATGCGGTTGGCGATGGCCGCGATCACCGTGGCGACGGCCGCGGGGGCCGCGGCGTCGGGCTAG
- a CDS encoding nucleotide triphosphate diphosphatase NUDT15: MSTEHHTEPAGRSDPPGHRQRAVPRPNAVVGVGVVVVGRDGRVLLGQAHDGRWELPGGKVDPGEGFEQAAARELAEETALRAAPEEIRILSVHIDATSGVTQLTAAAVTSAAEGTATVTEPHKIARWSWFAPAEIPAALYAPSVAVLRAWRPGLVPALPHPPSYDYPTTTAP, encoded by the coding sequence ATGTCCACCGAGCACCACACAGAACCCGCCGGACGGTCCGACCCGCCCGGGCACCGCCAGCGCGCCGTCCCCCGCCCCAACGCCGTCGTCGGAGTCGGCGTGGTCGTGGTCGGCCGCGACGGACGGGTGCTGCTCGGCCAGGCGCACGACGGGCGCTGGGAGCTGCCCGGCGGCAAGGTCGACCCCGGGGAGGGCTTCGAGCAGGCCGCCGCCCGTGAGCTGGCCGAGGAGACCGCTTTGCGGGCCGCCCCCGAGGAGATCCGGATCCTGTCGGTGCACATCGACGCCACGTCCGGTGTGACCCAGCTGACCGCCGCGGCCGTCACCTCCGCCGCCGAGGGCACCGCCACGGTCACCGAGCCCCACAAGATCGCCCGCTGGTCGTGGTTCGCCCCTGCCGAGATCCCGGCAGCGCTCTACGCCCCGTCCGTGGCGGTCCTGCGCGCCTGGCGGCCCGGGCTCGTACCGGCCCTCCCGCACCCGCCCTCGTACGACTACCCGACGACCACGGCCCCTTGA